The following coding sequences lie in one Musa acuminata AAA Group cultivar baxijiao chromosome BXJ3-1, Cavendish_Baxijiao_AAA, whole genome shotgun sequence genomic window:
- the LOC104000337 gene encoding transcription factor WRKY19 has translation MGSSTGSELESPLVAELARALELARQLESHLSNPAPIDLCKSVAPEILSSIRRSILMAKSSDPDGEQQAAGDSPRSESSSPAFKDHDRKELIKKRKTLHKWTNQVRLTPGTGGVEGSVDDGYSWRKYGQKDILGAKHPRAYYRCTHRHTQGCSATKQVQRSDEDPLMFDITYVGAHTCLQKPQRASASACQVPQRREHQKEDLLLSFRAGLKVKTEVAELEEAQRQSCREGNEFHVFSAPALNLSPVASESIYFSSFDDGINLQTSDSEITEMISRSNSASYLSLVDMDFMLEELDFERDFQFDASSFFS, from the exons ATGGGGAGCAGCACAGGAAGTGAGCTCGAAAGCCCTCTCGTGGCCGAGCTAGCTCGAGCTCTCGAGTTGGCCAGGCAGCTGGAATCCCATCTCAGCAACCCTGCCCCAATTGACTTGTGCAAGTCCGTGGCGCCCGAGATATTGTCATCCATTCGGAGGTCCATCCTCATGGCGAAATCGAGCGATCCCGACGGCGAGCAGCAGGCGGCTGGCGACAGCCCCCGCAGCGAGAGTTCCAGCCCGGCGTTCAAGGATCACGACCGCAAGGAGCTGATCAAGAAAAG GAAGACGCTGCACAAATGGACGAATCAAGTGAGGCTCACCCCGGGCACCGGAGGAGTCGAAGGGTCTGTGGATGACGGCTACAGCTGGAGAAAGTACGGGCAGAAGGACATCCTGGGAGCCAAACATCCGAG AGCCTACTACAGGTGCACGCACCGCCACACCCAGGGCTGCTCTGCGACGAAGCAAGTGCAGAGATCGGACGAGGACCCTCTGATGTTCGACATCACCTACGTCGGGGCTCATACCTGCCTCCAGAAGCCACAGCGAGCCTCGGCATCCGCATGCCAGGTGCCGCAGCGGCGGGAACACCAGAAGGAGGACCTGCTGCTGAGCTTTCGAGCAGGCTTGAAGGTCAAGACCGAAGTCGCGGAATTGGAGGAAGCGCAGCGGCAGAGTTGTCGAGAAGGAAATGAATTCCACGTCTTCTCCGCGCCGGCCTTAAACCTGTCGCCGGTGGCGTCGGAGTCGATCTACTTCAGCAGCTTTGATGATGGCATCAACCTACAGACTTCGGACTCGGAGATCACCGAGATGATATCtagaagcaattcagcgagctacTTGTCTCTGGTGGACATGGATTTCATGCTGGAGGAGCTGGACTTCGAACGGGACTTCCAGTTCGATGCCTCAAGCTTCTTCTCGTGA